One Perognathus longimembris pacificus isolate PPM17 chromosome 24, ASM2315922v1, whole genome shotgun sequence DNA segment encodes these proteins:
- the Hpgds gene encoding hematopoietic prostaglandin D synthase, with product MPNYKLIYFNMRGRAEIIRYIFAYLDIKYEDHRIEPADWPKIKSTLPFGKIPVLEVDGLTLHQSLAIARYLTKNTDLAGETDMEQCQVDAVVDTLDDFMSRFPWAEKKQDIKDQVFQDLLTHDAPHLLQDLHAYLGDSEWLIGNSVTWADFYWDICSTTLLALKPDLLDMYPRLEALRKKVQAIPAIADWIQRRPQTRL from the exons ATGCCAAACTACAAACTGATTTATTTCAATATGAGGGGGAGAGCAGAGATTATTCGTTACATATTTGCTTATTTGGACATAAAATATGAAGATCACAGAATAGAGCCAGCCGACTGGCCTAAAATCAAATCAA CTCTTCCATTTGGCAAGATCCCTGTTTTGGAAGTCGATGGACTTACTCTACACCAGAGCCTGGCAATAGCGAGATACTTGACCAAAAACACAG ATCTGGCTGGTGAaacagacatggagcagtgtcaAGTGGATGCTGTTGTAGACACCTTGGATGATTTCATGTCTCGTTTTCCTTGGGCAGAGAAGAAACAAGACATAAAA GATCAGGTGTTTCAGGACCTGCTGACACACGATGCACCTCACCTTCTGCAGGATTTGCACGCATACTTAGGGGACAGTGAGTGGCTGATCGGTAACTCT GTAACTTGGGCAGATTTCTACTGGGATATTTGCAGTACCACACTTCTGGCCCTGAAGCCTGACTTGCTGGACATGTACCCCAGGCTGGAGGCTTTACGAAAGAAAGTCCAGGCCATTCCTGCCATCGCTGACTGGATACAGAGAAGACCCCAAACCAGACTGTAG